CAAGCCGCCAAAAACGCCCTTGCCGCAGGCTTTGACGGCGTGCAACTTCACGCCGCTAACGGCTATTTGCCCCAACAGTTTTTTGCCGATAGCAGCAACCAACGGCAAGACCAATACGGCGGTAGTCTCGCCAACAAAGCACGCTTTACCCTAGACGTGATGCAAGCCTTAATTGAAGCGGTAGGTGGCGAACGTGTTGGTATCAAAATCAGCCCTTTACACCCTTACGCCGACATTGCTTTTGATGACCCCATTGCCAGTTACGACTACTTAATTAGCCAACTGAACCAACTGGATTTTGCCTTTGTGGAACTGATGAAACGTGTGCCTATGTTTCCGTTGTTACCCCACTATCCACAACAAGACGAAATAGCATTATTTGGCAGCAAAATCCGTCAAACCTTAATCGCAGGCACAGGCTACAACCGCGACAGTGGCGAACAAGAACTCAATAAAGGCATCGCCAATCTGATTGCTTACGGGACAACTTTCCTTGCCAACCCCGATTTACCAACACGCTTTGCCCAAAACGCACCACTCAACACCGCCGACCGCAACACAATGTTTGGCGGTGGCGAACAGGGCTATTTAGATTACCCAACCCTATAAAGTGCGGTGGGTTTTGGGGAAGTTTTTCAGGCTGCATCAGGCAGCCTGAAAAGACTAACCAAGCTGTTGCTGAATAAATTGATGAATGGCATCATTCAACGTTTGTAAAGCCGTAGCCTCAATAGGGTAATGCCCACCATCAGGTAATAGCACCGTTTTAACAGGCACTTGCGTGATTTTCCCTAAGGTAAGCTCACTTAATGCTAAAGGTGTCCAATGGTCTTGTGTCGGTTGCGTTAATAAAATCGGACATTGGCTAAACTGTTCAGGTTCAATGGCAGGGCAATAATTCATATAACTTTGCAAAAACCCCATAGAAACCCAATTTCCCGCCGAAGTCGGATCTTTAAGCATTACACGCAAAACTTGCGGATTATTCACTAATGCCGACATTTTGGATACCCATTTCATCGGAACACGCCATTTTGCCAGTCCCATTTGGCAAGCTATTCCCATAGCAGGCACACCTATTTTTCCCATTAGTGGCGAAATCGCCGTTGTTTGACGGACTTGAGGCAAGCGTTGATCTAAAAAAGTCATACCAATAATGCCCTTGACTTTAGCTTGTTTACAAGCTACATGGTAGGTTTGCATACCACCAGCACTCAATCCATAGAGAAAAATAGGGCGAGGATCGCGGCGTGCTTCTTCTTCAATATAATCACAAACCAATTGCACCCAATCATCATAACGTACCGCACCACGATCAGCGGTTTCCGTTAGCCCATAAGTAGGCATATCCAGCATAATGGTTTCATAGCCATAACTTGCCTGTTTTGCCCCTACAATCAAACTGATTTGGCGCCCATTCGTGCCAACACCATGCAAACAAATCAGTTTGGCTACTGCCTGCGGATTGCGAAAACAATCAAGATGAATACGGTGTTTTCCCCATTGCCACCATTGTTCCTGTGGGAGCTGATCTGAGGATAAATGATAATCGCGCGGTAAGGCTTGCATAATGGCTTGCCAGTTAGGTTGTTGCTGATAAAACATAAATTTTTCTCCTGTTACATAATAAGTTTAAACATTTAAACCTATTTGATTAAAAATAATCCCTAAAACTTAGGGCGT
Above is a window of Volucribacter amazonae DNA encoding:
- a CDS encoding alpha/beta hydrolase; translation: MFYQQQPNWQAIMQALPRDYHLSSDQLPQEQWWQWGKHRIHLDCFRNPQAVAKLICLHGVGTNGRQISLIVGAKQASYGYETIMLDMPTYGLTETADRGAVRYDDWVQLVCDYIEEEARRDPRPIFLYGLSAGGMQTYHVACKQAKVKGIIGMTFLDQRLPQVRQTTAISPLMGKIGVPAMGIACQMGLAKWRVPMKWVSKMSALVNNPQVLRVMLKDPTSAGNWVSMGFLQSYMNYCPAIEPEQFSQCPILLTQPTQDHWTPLALSELTLGKITQVPVKTVLLPDGGHYPIEATALQTLNDAIHQFIQQQLG